One Dictyostelium discoideum AX4 chromosome 3 chromosome, whole genome shotgun sequence genomic region harbors:
- the nacB gene encoding nascent polypeptide-associated complex NAC domain-containing protein: protein MDAEIARLNKLAEERVRTGGKGSMRRKQQVTHKSTTSVDDKKLHVKLANLGVKPIGAVEEANFFKADGNIIHFKNPSVQTASKTFVISGKNETKPMASIPHVIAQLGAENLNQIKKMADAFSAAKNANTDDIPDLVSFDSKQ, encoded by the coding sequence ATGGACGCCGAAATTGCAAGATTAAACAAATTAGCTGAAGAAAGAGTACGTACTGGTGGTAAAGGTTCCATGCGTAGAAAGCAACAAGTCACCCACAAGAGCACCACCTCTGTTGATGACAAAAAACTCCACGTTAAATTAGCTAACCTCGGTGTCAAACCAATTGGTGCAGTCGAAGAAGCCAATTTCTTCAAAGCTGACGGTAACATCATCCACTTCAAAAACCCATCAGTCCAAACTGCCAGCAAAACTTTTGTCATCTCTGGTAAAAACGAAACCAAACCAATGGCTTCAATCCCACACGTTATTGCTCAACTCGGTGCCGAAAACCTCAaccaaattaaaaagatgGCCGATGCTTTCAGCGCTGCTAAAAATGCCAACACTGATGATATCCCAGATTTAGTCAGTTTCGATTCCaaacaataa